A genomic stretch from Empedobacter stercoris includes:
- a CDS encoding IS3 family transposase (programmed frameshift) — protein sequence MTRKVKYGVAFKLRCVKEVLEKHRTIRSISKKENIHASLLKKSVSDYHNQGISGIEPKKNQTYSVEFKLKVIKSITKQFLSLREARLKFNIPSESVIIKWQKDFATFGIDGLKPKPKGRPKTMSTSKGRPKKSKQPLTREEELLLEIERLRCEGCTLKKVQCLNSSRGRKTKETWTQAINELRPEFHLNLLLDCTHMARSSFYYHISRSKTDKYEELKLKIKSIYHQHKGRYGYRRITDELRKSGTIINHKTVLKLMNSLGLKSLIRRKKYKSYKGEQGKIAPNILQRAFKADKPNQKWVTDVTEFKVKDKKLYLSPIMDLYNQEIISYELSERPVFNQVTQMLKKAFKITKDTKDLILHSDQGWQYQMKQYQALLNEKGIIQSMSRKGNCLDNAIIENFFGILKSELFYLQKFNSIEELKKEIKQYIYYYNNDRIKSNLNKMSPIQYRTHFYNY from the exons ATGACAAGAAAAGTAAAATATGGTGTAGCATTTAAGTTACGTTGTGTGAAAGAAGTTTTAGAAAAACATCGAACAATACGTTCAATTAGTAAAAAAGAAAATATACATGCTTCTTTATTAAAGAAATCGGTTTCTGATTATCATAATCAAGGAATTTCAGGTATAGAACCTAAAAAAAACCAAACGTATAGCGTTGAATTTAAGTTGAAAGTTATTAAGTCTATAACCAAACAGTTTCTTAGTTTGCGTGAAGCACGCTTGAAATTTAATATTCCAAGTGAATCGGTTATTATAAAATGGCAAAAAGATTTTGCTACCTTTGGAATAGACGGATTAAAACCCAAACCAAAAGGCCGTCCCAAGACTATGAGCACATCTAAGGGTAGACCTAAAAAATCGAAACAACCGTTAACAAGAGAAGAAGAACTATTGTTAGAGATTGAACGTTTACGTTGTGAAG GTTGCACTCTTAAAAAAGTTCAATGCCTTAATTCAAGCCGAGGAAGAAAAACAAAAGAAACTTGGACACAAGCCATAAATGAATTAAGGCCAGAATTTCATCTAAATTTACTTTTAGATTGTACACATATGGCTAGAAGCAGCTTTTACTATCATATTTCACGTAGTAAAACAGATAAATACGAGGAATTAAAACTTAAGATAAAATCCATTTATCATCAGCATAAAGGGCGATATGGCTATCGACGAATTACCGATGAATTAAGAAAATCAGGAACTATCATCAATCATAAAACTGTTCTTAAACTGATGAATAGCTTAGGATTAAAGAGTTTGATTCGAAGAAAAAAATACAAATCTTACAAAGGAGAACAAGGAAAGATTGCACCAAACATCTTGCAAAGAGCATTTAAGGCTGATAAACCCAACCAAAAATGGGTAACAGATGTTACCGAGTTTAAAGTAAAAGATAAAAAACTATATTTATCACCAATAATGGATCTGTACAATCAAGAAATTATCAGCTATGAGTTAAGCGAACGACCTGTTTTTAATCAAGTAACTCAAATGCTTAAAAAGGCATTTAAAATAACGAAAGACACCAAAGATTTGATATTACATTCCGATCAAGGATGGCAATATCAAATGAAACAATATCAGGCTTTATTAAATGAAAAAGGAATCATACAAAGTATGAGTAGAAAAGGAAATTGCTTAGATAATGCTATTATCGAGAATTTCTTCGGAATACTGAAATCGGAACTATTTTATTTACAAAAATTTAATTCTATTGAAGAGCTAAAAAAAGAAATAAAACAATACATTTACTATTACAATAACGATAGAATAAAATCGAACTTAAATAAAATGAGCCCGATACAATATCGAACTCATTTTTATAATTATTAA
- a CDS encoding S9 family peptidase: protein MQAPIAKKIEQKLEKHGDIRIDNYYWLNDRENQEVIDYLNQENEYTKAVLAPTEELQTNLFEEMKARIKEDDSSVPYKLNGYWYLTEFQKGKEYPIHKRRKDTLDNADEILFDVNTMAEGHSYYQLGGISMAPNNQLVSFGVDNVSRRIYTIQIKNLATGEILLDKIENTTGGSVWAADNLTLFYTRKDETLRAYQIWKHKLGTKQEEDTLVFEETDDTFNAYVYKSKSRDYIVIGSSSTVSDEYRYIPSNQPDAEFKIFQERKRDLEYSIEHFGDSFYIQTNKDDAFNFKLMKTSVEKTEQENWVDVIPHRDEALIEGFEIFKNYLVIEERTNGLLQMNIKAWDKSTDYYLPFNEETYTANVGTNPDFETDILRYGYTSLTTPSSVIDFNMNDKTFEVKKEQTVLGDFDKENYISERIWAEARDGEMVPISLVRRKDTPLSAETPLLLYAYGSYGYTIEPYFSSIRLSLLDRGFIYAIAHIRGGQYLGREWYEDGKMLEKKNTFFDYIDAAKHLIQQNYTSSKHLYAMGGSAGGLLMGAVINYEPSLFNGVIAQVPFVDVVTTMLDDTIPLTTGEYDEWGNPNEKEYYDYIKSYSPYDNVEAKDYPNLYVSTGLHDSQVQYWEPAKWVAKLRELKTDHNILLLDTNMDTGHGGASGRFESLKEDAKEDAFLFMLEGIKN from the coding sequence ATGCAAGCACCTATTGCTAAAAAAATAGAACAAAAATTAGAAAAACACGGCGATATTCGCATCGATAATTATTATTGGTTAAATGACCGCGAAAATCAAGAAGTGATTGATTATTTAAATCAAGAAAACGAATATACTAAAGCTGTTTTAGCGCCAACAGAAGAATTACAAACTAACTTATTTGAGGAAATGAAAGCGAGAATCAAAGAAGATGACTCGTCTGTTCCTTATAAATTGAATGGTTATTGGTATTTGACTGAATTTCAGAAAGGCAAAGAATACCCTATTCACAAACGTCGTAAAGACACTTTAGATAACGCTGATGAAATACTTTTTGATGTCAATACAATGGCAGAAGGTCATTCGTATTATCAATTAGGAGGAATTTCGATGGCTCCAAATAATCAATTGGTTTCATTTGGAGTTGACAATGTTTCGCGCAGAATTTATACGATACAAATCAAGAATTTAGCAACTGGAGAAATACTTTTAGATAAAATTGAGAATACTACTGGTGGTTCTGTTTGGGCGGCAGATAATCTAACATTATTCTACACGCGAAAAGACGAAACGTTACGTGCTTATCAAATTTGGAAACATAAATTAGGGACAAAACAAGAAGAAGATACTTTGGTTTTTGAGGAAACAGATGACACCTTCAATGCGTATGTTTACAAATCAAAATCACGAGATTATATTGTCATTGGATCTTCGAGTACTGTTTCAGATGAATACAGATATATTCCTTCTAATCAACCAGATGCTGAATTTAAAATCTTTCAAGAAAGAAAACGAGATTTAGAATATTCGATCGAACATTTTGGAGATTCATTTTATATTCAAACCAATAAAGATGACGCATTTAACTTCAAATTAATGAAAACTTCTGTCGAAAAAACAGAACAAGAAAATTGGGTTGATGTAATTCCTCATCGTGATGAAGCATTGATTGAAGGATTCGAAATTTTCAAAAATTATTTGGTTATCGAAGAACGTACAAATGGTTTGTTGCAAATGAATATCAAAGCATGGGACAAATCGACAGATTATTATTTACCATTCAACGAAGAAACCTATACAGCAAATGTTGGTACAAACCCAGATTTTGAAACAGACATTTTACGTTATGGATATACATCTCTAACAACGCCTTCCTCTGTGATTGATTTCAATATGAATGATAAAACATTCGAAGTAAAAAAAGAGCAAACAGTCTTGGGAGATTTTGATAAAGAAAACTATATTTCAGAACGTATTTGGGCTGAAGCACGCGATGGAGAAATGGTTCCAATTTCATTAGTTCGTAGAAAAGACACTCCTCTATCAGCCGAAACACCACTTTTACTTTACGCCTATGGATCGTATGGTTACACCATCGAACCTTATTTTAGTTCGATTCGTTTAAGTCTTTTAGATCGAGGATTTATCTATGCAATTGCACACATTCGTGGCGGACAATATCTTGGTCGTGAATGGTATGAAGATGGTAAAATGTTAGAAAAGAAAAATACGTTCTTTGATTATATTGATGCTGCTAAACATTTGATCCAACAAAATTACACGTCATCAAAACACTTATATGCAATGGGTGGTTCTGCTGGAGGATTGTTGATGGGGGCTGTTATTAATTACGAGCCATCTTTATTTAACGGTGTTATCGCACAAGTTCCTTTTGTAGATGTTGTGACGACTATGTTAGACGATACTATTCCATTAACTACAGGAGAATATGACGAATGGGGTAATCCAAATGAGAAAGAATATTATGACTACATCAAATCTTATTCGCCATACGATAATGTCGAAGCAAAAGATTATCCAAATTTATATGTTTCGACTGGTTTACACGATTCGCAAGTACAATATTGGGAACCTGCAAAATGGGTGGCTAAATTACGAGAATTAAAAACAGACCATAATATTTTACTTTTGGATACCAATATGGATACTGGTCATGGTGGAGCTTCTGGTCGATTTGAATCTTTAAAAGAAGATGCAAAAGAAGATGCTTTTTTATTTATGTTGGAAGGAATTAAAAATTAA
- a CDS encoding SanA/YdcF family protein codes for MKKIFKKMFIYGAIFCVFCLLFTAFSNYRIEKSTEEFVTNHTDKLPKIKVAVVLGTAPNLMNGYQNYYFTYRIEAATKLYQSGKVTHFILSGDHGQKDYNEPEAMKQALIKNGIPEHVIYLDYAGFRTLDSMIRAKEIFSQNEFIVVSQEFHNQRAVYIARQNGINAYGYNAKDVNKQAGLKTNIREYFARTKVFVDSFLGIQPKFLGEKIDVI; via the coding sequence ATGAAAAAAATATTCAAAAAAATGTTCATTTACGGAGCAATTTTCTGTGTTTTTTGTCTGTTATTTACCGCTTTTTCGAATTATAGAATCGAAAAATCTACAGAAGAATTTGTAACAAATCATACGGATAAATTACCCAAAATAAAAGTTGCAGTTGTATTAGGGACTGCTCCAAATTTGATGAATGGTTATCAAAATTATTACTTTACTTATCGTATCGAAGCAGCGACTAAATTATATCAATCAGGAAAAGTAACCCATTTTATTTTAAGTGGTGATCACGGTCAGAAAGATTATAATGAACCTGAAGCGATGAAACAAGCGTTGATAAAAAATGGAATTCCAGAACACGTAATTTATTTAGATTATGCTGGATTTAGAACATTGGATTCGATGATTCGTGCGAAAGAAATATTTAGTCAAAATGAATTTATTGTGGTTTCGCAAGAGTTTCATAATCAACGAGCAGTTTACATTGCAAGACAGAACGGGATAAATGCTTATGGTTATAATGCAAAAGATGTGAATAAACAAGCAGGATTGAAAACAAATATCCGTGAATATTTTGCACGAACAAAAGTTTTTGTGGATAGTTTTTTAGGGATTCAACCTAAATTTTTAGGTGAGAAAATAGACGTAATATAA
- the efp gene encoding elongation factor P: MATTADIRKGLCIVFNNDTYKIIEFLHVKPGKGPAFVRTKLKSLTTGKVLDNTFSAGHKIDEVRVETRNYQYLYEDDNGFHFMNNDDFSQVYLNKELIENAQFMKAGDEVKILFRASDETALAAELPNTVIMEITYTEPGLKGDTATNATKPATTETGAEIRVPLFINEGDKVKINTEDGSYVERIKE; encoded by the coding sequence ATGGCAACAACTGCTGATATTAGAAAAGGTTTATGCATCGTTTTTAATAATGATACATACAAAATTATCGAATTTTTACACGTTAAACCAGGAAAAGGTCCTGCTTTCGTTCGTACAAAATTAAAATCATTAACAACAGGAAAAGTGTTAGATAATACATTTTCTGCTGGTCATAAAATTGACGAAGTTCGTGTAGAAACACGTAACTATCAATATTTATACGAAGACGATAATGGTTTCCATTTTATGAATAATGATGATTTCTCTCAAGTTTATTTAAACAAAGAATTGATCGAAAATGCACAATTTATGAAAGCTGGAGACGAAGTGAAAATCTTATTCCGTGCTTCTGATGAAACTGCTTTAGCAGCAGAGTTACCAAATACAGTAATTATGGAAATTACGTATACAGAGCCAGGTCTTAAAGGCGATACAGCAACAAATGCTACAAAACCTGCAACGACGGAAACTGGTGCTGAAATCCGTGTTCCTTTATTTATCAATGAAGGTGATAAAGTGAAAATCAATACAGAAGACGGTTCTTACGTTGAACGTATTAAAGAATAA
- the lpxA gene encoding acyl-ACP--UDP-N-acetylglucosamine O-acyltransferase, with translation MNYPMAYVHPTAIIGENVTISPFSSVYEDVEIGEGTWIGPNVTIMSGARIGKNCKIYPGTVISGEPQDLKYGGEKTFTYIGDNTTIRECVTVNKGTNALGYTKIGDNCLIMATAHIAHDCVVGNNVVIVNAVGLAGHIEVGDYAFIGGYSAVHQFTKIGEHAFVAGATQIRKDVPPYVKAAKNPVAYAGVNAIGLRRKGFSSEEIFEIQGIYRILYQQKNNVSQAVEQILEKFPDSHYREEILSFINSSDRGIMKGYSSGV, from the coding sequence ATGAATTATCCGATGGCATATGTTCATCCAACTGCAATAATAGGTGAAAATGTTACTATAAGCCCCTTTTCTTCTGTTTACGAAGATGTGGAAATTGGTGAAGGAACATGGATTGGTCCTAATGTAACAATTATGTCAGGAGCTCGTATTGGGAAAAATTGTAAAATTTATCCAGGTACAGTAATTTCTGGTGAGCCCCAAGATTTAAAATATGGAGGTGAAAAAACTTTCACTTATATCGGTGACAATACCACAATTCGTGAATGTGTTACAGTAAACAAAGGAACAAACGCTTTAGGATATACCAAAATTGGTGATAATTGCTTGATTATGGCAACAGCTCACATTGCACATGATTGTGTTGTTGGAAACAATGTTGTGATTGTTAACGCCGTTGGTTTAGCAGGACATATAGAAGTTGGAGATTACGCTTTTATAGGAGGGTATAGTGCTGTACATCAGTTTACAAAAATTGGAGAACATGCTTTTGTGGCTGGAGCAACACAAATTCGTAAAGATGTGCCACCATATGTAAAAGCTGCAAAAAATCCTGTCGCTTATGCTGGTGTTAATGCAATTGGATTAAGGAGAAAAGGTTTCTCTTCAGAAGAAATTTTTGAAATTCAAGGAATCTACAGAATTTTATATCAACAAAAAAATAATGTATCTCAAGCTGTAGAACAAATCTTAGAAAAATTCCCAGATTCACATTATCGTGAAGAGATCTTGAGTTTTATTAATTCAAGTGATCGTGGAATTATGAAAGGATATAGTTCGGGAGTTTAA